Below is a genomic region from Deltaproteobacteria bacterium.
TCAATACCTATTGAATGTATCCCCATCAATGACGCTTCAACCAGCACAGTTCCAGAGCCCATCATAGGATCAAATACTGTATGGCCAGGTTTGATACCCATTATGTTAATAAGCCCCTTTACCATCTGAGGGTGAAATTTTCCTCGATAGGGGAAAAGGCCATGGGTTGCATAGCCCGTTCTGAAAATATTTTTTTCAAAGAAAGACTTTAGTCTGGAAGAGGAATGAGAAGGCAATCTTAAGGACTCACCAGTACACATCCTGAAATGTCTGGTATATGTATCACTTATACGAGCAAAATAGGCCCCGTTCTTGAGCAACTCCTCGACGGATAAAATCTGTTTTTCATAAAAGGCAAGTTCCAATTCATATAATTCATTAAGGTTCGGGACTAATTGATATTCAGGCGGGAAGAGGTTTTCGTTTAGGCTCCGGGAGAGAATATCAGCGATGTTTTGGTGTTTCACGTTCTGACCTCGGTTTATCTTTCTATATAATCCTCGGATTTGTGAGGGCTCAGGTCCTCTGTCTGCAGTCTCTCAATAATGACGTCACAGTTCTCAATCTCCATCCCAATCCAATGACGCTCCAGCCTTTCACACACATCATAGGTAGTACCGCTCCCACCAAAAGGGTCCAATACAATATCGCATACATTCGTAGAAATTTGAACGACACGTTCAAGAAGTTTCGTGGATAATTGATTGGCTGATCTCTTGCGGCTTTTAAATTTCCAATGTCTAACCGGCGTGATGTCGTTCCAAACATCCGTTAGATTTACTCCTTTAGGATTCATCGCTCCCCTATGTCCGCCATAATCCTTAAGTTCTTTGCCACAATGCCTGCAGATTTCTATTGGTGTTCGAATTTTTCTGAAAGTCTTTGGATTGCCTTTAGTGAAATAAAGCAGGCTATAATGAGAAGGGTAAAGCCTGCCCGGGATCGGCAATGTAAGTTTTATATTTACGGCAATCCAATGCCTAAACATCATTCCAATTTCGATCAGGTAATTACCCAAAATAATATTCCACCTCGGGA
It encodes:
- a CDS encoding site-specific DNA-methyltransferase — translated: MTQQALIDKKIRIPGNAIEPGIEDKIAYLTTMGVLYRGDIQKLLPFIRSESIDTVFADPPFNLSKVYGAKVNDNRSDDEYICWCKNWLDECFRVIRPGGAIFVYNLPRWNIILGNYLIEIGMMFRHWIAVNIKLTLPIPGRLYPSHYSLLYFTKGNPKTFRKIRTPIEICRHCGKELKDYGGHRGAMNPKGVNLTDVWNDITPVRHWKFKSRKRSANQLSTKLLERVVQISTNVCDIVLDPFGGSGTTYDVCERLERHWIGMEIENCDVIIERLQTEDLSPHKSEDYIER